The following are encoded in a window of Gossypium raimondii isolate GPD5lz chromosome 13, ASM2569854v1, whole genome shotgun sequence genomic DNA:
- the LOC105783933 gene encoding cytochrome P450 89A2, with protein METWFIIFITITVSLLLRALFNLLSFTSKTPSQILPPGPANFPIITNILWLRRTFSELEPILRNLHKKLGPMVTLNLLSRPTIFVSDRSLTYQALIQKGALFADRPDAPTIGKIISCNQHNINSASYGPTWRLLRRNLTAEILHPSRIKSYSHARKWVLQILLDSLMSSSKTGEPVRVLDNFQYAMFCLLVLMCFGDKLNQEEIKEIETVQRRLLLDLGGRFNILNLWPKVTRVLLQKRWKEFYKALEKQERVLVRLIRARKKGKDERSLNKNGLDDGHILAYVDTLLDLQLPEEKRKLTEKEIVSLSSEFLNGGTDTTSTALQWIMANMVKYPHVQEKLFMEIKGVVGKGEREVKEDDLQKMPYLKAVILEGLRRHPPGHFLLPHTVREDTVLGGYLVPKNATINFLVAEMGWDTKVWEDPMAFKPERFLSNNNSGEVVFDITGSREIKMMPFGVGRRICPGLALAILHLEYFVANLVFNFQWKAMDGDDVSLEEKQEFTVVMKTPLRAHIYPRKT; from the coding sequence ATGGAAACCTggttcatcatcttcatcaccATCActgtttctcttcttcttcgagCTCTTTTCAACCTCCTCTCTTTCACCTCTAAAACACCTTCCCAGATTCTACCTCCTGGCCCTGCCAACTTTCCCATTATCACCAACATCCTATGGCTCAGGCGAACCTTTTCCGAGCTTGAACCAATCCTACGGAACCTCCACAAAAAGCTTGGTCCAATGGTCACTCTCAATCTTCTTTCTCGCCCCACCATTTTCGTCTCAGACCGTTCCCTTACCTACCAGGCCTTAATCCAAAAAGGTGCTTTATTCGCTGACCGCCCTGATGCTCCGACTATCGGCAAGATTATAAGCTGCAATcaacataatataaattcagCTTCCTATGGTCCGACTTGGAGACTTTTGAGGCGTAACCTTACTGCTGAAATCCTCCATCCTTCTCGTATCAAATCATACTCTCATGCTCGAAAATGGGTTCTTCAGATTCTGTTAGATTCTCTAATGTCAAGCTCGAAAACTGGGGAACCGGTTCGTGTGCTTGATAATTTTCAATATGCTATGTTCTGCTTATTAGTTCTGATGTGTTTCGGTGACAAGCTTAATCAAGAAGAGATTAAAGAGATCGAAACTGTGCAGCGGCGTTTGCTTTTAGACTTGGGTGGAAGATTCAACATACTCAATTTGTGGCCTAAGGTGACAAGGGTATTGCTTCAGAAACGTTGGAAGGAGTTCTATAAGGCCCTTGAGAAACAAGAGAGAGTGCTGGTCCGTTTGATAAGAGCacgaaagaaaggaaaagacgAGAGGTCACTGAACAAGAATGGACTGGATGACGGACATATTTTGGCGTATGTGGATACATTGCTTGATCTTCAACTTCCGGAGGAAAAGCGGAAGCTTACAGAAAAGGAAATTGTTAGCTTGAGTTCTGAGTTTCTCAATGGTGGAACAGATACTACTTCCACTGCTTTGCAGTGGATTATGGCAAATATGGTGAAATATCCGCATGTTCAGGAGAAACTGTTCATGGAGATTAAAGGGGTAGTGGGAAAAGGAGAGAGAGAGGTGAAGGAAGATGATTTGCAGAAGATGCCATATTTGAAGGCGGTTATCTTGGAAGGGCTAAGAAGGCATCCACCAGGTCATTTTCTTTTGCCTCATACAGTGAGAGAAGATACAGTCCTGGGAGGGTATTTGGTGCCCAAGAATGCCACCATTAATTTCCTTGTAGCAGAAATGGGGTGGGATACTAAAGTATGGGAGGATCCAATGGCATTTAAGCCTGAGAGATTCCTAAGCAATAATAACAGTGGGGAAGTAGTATTTGATATAACGGGAAGTAGGGAAATCAAGATGATGCCATTTGGGGTTGGAAGGAGGATTTGCCCTGGACTTGCCTTGGCCATACTTCATCTAGAGTATTTTGTGGCAAACTTGGTCTTCAACTTCCAATGGAAAGCCATGGATGGAGATGATGTGAGCTTGGAGGAGAAGCAGGAGTTCACTGTGGTGATGAAAACTCCATTGCGGGCCCACATTTACCCTAGGAAAACTTAA